AGAGAGATAGAGCCAGAAGGCTTGCCGACGAAGTCGACGGCCCCCCACTCTAACGCCTTCAGCGTTTCCGTTGCTCCTTCTTGCGTCAAGCTGCTGAGCATCACTACAGGTACCGGACACTCCTTCATAATGATCCGGAGCGCGTCGAGCCCGTTCATCTCGGGCATCTCGATGTCCATCGTAACGACGCTCGGACGATGCTTCTTGACGAGCTCAACCGCCTCCTTTCCGTTTTTCGCTAGTGCCACGACACGGAGCCCCGGATCCTCGGCGATAAAATCGGATATCAGCTTTCTCATAAATACAGAATCATCAACGACTAGCACATCTAACGGCTGCATACGTACCGCCCCTCTCGCGTTATCACCTGAAGTCTGAATATGAAGTAGTCGCGTTTATTAGCTTCAAGGATAGCAATCTCGCTACTGCTTTAGCAACCGCATCATTTTGTTCAGGAAGCCCTTCATCGTACCGCCTTGTCGGTCTGTAGGGGCTTCATTCCGAAGGAAGCTATCTGTTAGCTCACCAAGCGACTTCGAGGCTGCACTATCTGGAAAAGCTATCGTGAAAGGCACCTGTTTCTTGACTGCCTTCGACACAGAAATATCATCAAACACATAGCCAATAGTAGGAATATCCAGGTTCATGAATTGCTTGGCAACCATTCCGATCTTATCTGCGGTTTGTCGCCCTTCCTTCCAATCTACTACCCGATTGACAACGAGCCTGAATTGGACATAAGCGTCCATCGCATGTACCATCTTGATGATCGCATAAGCGTCGGTGATCGAGGTCGGCTCGGGCGTCGTCACAACAATTGTTTCCTGAGCTGATAGTATAAATTTAATCGTTTCCTTAGACAGTCCGGCTCCCGTGTCAAAAATAATAAAGTCCACATGGCCGTTCAGCTGACTGACTTGATCTGCAAAGTAATCGAGCTGCTCCTCCGTCAATCGAATCAG
Above is a genomic segment from Paenibacillus sp. YYML68 containing:
- a CDS encoding MinD/ParA family protein — its product is MSDQAQGLRNLIKHQGVLQEKMTRIIAVTSGKGGVGKSNFTLNFALTLQKKGYKVLIFDADIGLANIDVLMGITAKYNLYHLLKKEKTIWDIVHTGPNDIQFIAGGSGFNDLIRLTEEQLDYFADQVSQLNGHVDFIIFDTGAGLSKETIKFILSAQETIVVTTPEPTSITDAYAIIKMVHAMDAYVQFRLVVNRVVDWKEGRQTADKIGMVAKQFMNLDIPTIGYVFDDISVSKAVKKQVPFTIAFPDSAASKSLGELTDSFLRNEAPTDRQGGTMKGFLNKMMRLLKQ